A genomic window from Haladaptatus caseinilyticus includes:
- a CDS encoding class I SAM-dependent methyltransferase, which translates to MDPNEVRNRWAERSGEYSPDYYAYYGPNETSESICARLDSRFGSNTAILELGCSSGRHLSHLLDNGYENLHGIEINGEAFDVMAETYPDLAERGTFYHDAIENVVGDFDDGQFDVVFSVETLQHLHPDDERVFAEIARITDDLLITVENEGEDDESDEIDVSYVNDEFPLYYRNWCDVFTEFGFDEAESEELERDTLRVFRGDEKRSARSPR; encoded by the coding sequence ATGGATCCGAACGAAGTCCGAAACCGATGGGCAGAGCGGTCGGGGGAGTACTCGCCGGACTACTACGCCTACTACGGACCGAACGAGACGAGCGAATCGATATGCGCTCGCCTCGACTCCCGTTTCGGTTCGAACACGGCCATCTTGGAACTCGGATGTAGTTCGGGCAGACATCTCTCCCACCTTCTCGACAACGGCTACGAAAACCTCCACGGCATCGAAATCAACGGCGAGGCGTTCGACGTGATGGCCGAAACCTATCCGGACCTCGCCGAACGGGGGACGTTCTACCACGACGCGATAGAGAACGTCGTCGGCGATTTCGATGATGGGCAGTTCGACGTCGTGTTCTCGGTCGAAACGCTCCAACATCTCCATCCCGACGACGAGCGGGTGTTCGCGGAAATCGCCCGGATTACGGACGACCTGCTCATCACGGTGGAAAACGAAGGCGAAGACGACGAGTCGGACGAAATCGACGTGAGCTACGTCAACGACGAGTTTCCGCTCTACTACCGAAACTGGTGCGATGTGTTCACCGAGTTCGGCTTCGACGAAGCCGAGTCCGAGGAGTTGGAACGCGATACGCTTCGGGTGTTTCGGGGCGACGAAAAACGGTCGGCGCGTTCTCCCCGCTGA
- a CDS encoding FAD-binding oxidoreductase, producing MTYDCSFLHDCSLDADQISFGDSHRTERSGDWGTPEHEYVRPDAVIWPESTADVATALRSADEQGVPVTPYAAGTSLEGNATPSRGGISLDMTRMVDVLDVRPDDLQIDVEPGVFGTTVDETVAKHGLFFPPLPSSGDISTIGGMIANDASGMKTVRYGEVSDWVLELEAVLADGSVITAGSKAVKTSSGYNLKDLIVGSEGTLAVVTRATLELAGLPEQVRGGRAIFETLSDAVEAVSDAVRSGVDVAKIELVDGTSAAMANAYTGSSLPDAPMVFVEFHANHGIEAEIDFCRSVFEAHDITRFEIAAGDEMDDLWQARRELAFAVQAFDTDLSPLHSGDVTVPISRYPEMVRLVHRLGDEHDLLIPCFGHAGDGNLHYSVLVNESDDDQVERARRVQTEIVENAIAVGGTCTGEHGIGRGKREYLEREHGEQSVEAMRRIKRALDPNDTLNPGKLFPETMGGGRIRN from the coding sequence ATGACATATGACTGTTCGTTTCTCCACGACTGTTCACTCGATGCGGACCAAATCTCGTTCGGCGATTCCCATCGGACGGAACGGTCCGGCGACTGGGGGACACCGGAGCACGAGTACGTCCGCCCGGACGCAGTTATCTGGCCCGAATCGACTGCGGATGTAGCAACGGCGTTGCGGAGTGCGGACGAGCAAGGAGTTCCGGTGACGCCCTACGCCGCGGGGACGAGCCTCGAAGGGAACGCGACACCGTCGCGCGGCGGAATCAGCCTCGATATGACGCGGATGGTCGACGTACTCGACGTCCGCCCCGACGACCTCCAGATCGATGTCGAACCCGGTGTTTTTGGAACGACCGTGGACGAAACGGTGGCGAAGCACGGGTTGTTTTTTCCGCCACTGCCGTCGTCGGGCGACATCTCCACGATCGGTGGGATGATAGCGAACGACGCCAGCGGGATGAAGACCGTCCGATACGGCGAGGTAAGCGATTGGGTACTGGAACTCGAAGCAGTGCTGGCCGACGGATCGGTTATCACGGCGGGGAGCAAGGCGGTAAAAACGTCCAGCGGGTACAATCTGAAAGACCTCATCGTCGGGAGTGAGGGGACGCTGGCAGTCGTTACGCGAGCGACGCTCGAACTCGCTGGACTACCGGAACAGGTTCGCGGTGGTCGTGCTATCTTCGAAACCCTCTCGGATGCGGTGGAGGCGGTATCCGACGCCGTTCGTTCCGGGGTGGACGTCGCGAAAATAGAACTCGTCGATGGGACGAGCGCGGCGATGGCGAACGCCTACACTGGATCGTCACTTCCGGACGCCCCGATGGTGTTCGTGGAGTTCCACGCGAACCACGGCATCGAAGCGGAAATCGACTTCTGTCGCTCGGTGTTCGAGGCACACGACATCACGCGATTCGAAATCGCTGCGGGTGACGAGATGGACGACCTGTGGCAGGCCCGTCGGGAACTCGCGTTCGCCGTACAAGCATTCGATACGGACCTTTCGCCCCTCCATTCCGGCGACGTGACGGTACCCATCAGCCGCTATCCGGAGATGGTTCGTCTCGTTCACCGGTTGGGGGACGAACACGACCTGCTGATTCCCTGTTTCGGTCACGCCGGGGACGGCAACCTCCATTATTCCGTGTTGGTGAACGAATCGGACGACGACCAGGTCGAACGCGCTCGACGGGTGCAGACGGAAATCGTCGAAAACGCGATCGCGGTCGGCGGTACCTGCACGGGTGAACACGGAATCGGCCGCGGAAAACGCGAGTATCTCGAACGTGAACACGGCGAACAAAGCGTGGAAGCGATGCGCCGGATAAAACGAGCACTCGACCCGAACGATACGCTGAATCCCGGGAAACTGTTTCCGGAGACGATGGGTGGCGGGCGGATTCGAAACTGA
- a CDS encoding 6-hydroxymethylpterin diphosphokinase MptE-like protein, translating into MNFVDWEPVYSEICRDFGFSRARDEHARDVLADLAEPFDSARFDGLSGATVAVAGAGPSLEAELDKARAANVVLAASTATDVLLTAGIGVDCMVTDLDKNPGTARKLTERGIPVVAHAHGDNIPAIRTLVPTFDTNYVLATTQAEPHGPVENFGGFTDGDRAAFLADHFGADELVFLGWDFDDPAVDEMKRRKLVWAERLLYWLEQRRDERFSVLDGRRVEIEAGWIPG; encoded by the coding sequence ATGAACTTCGTCGATTGGGAACCGGTGTACTCCGAGATCTGCAGGGATTTCGGGTTCTCACGGGCGCGCGACGAGCACGCCCGTGACGTGCTTGCCGATCTTGCGGAACCGTTCGACAGCGCACGGTTCGATGGACTTTCGGGAGCGACGGTGGCAGTCGCCGGTGCCGGACCGTCGCTCGAAGCCGAGCTCGACAAGGCAAGAGCCGCGAATGTGGTGCTGGCAGCATCGACTGCGACGGACGTGCTCCTTACCGCTGGAATCGGCGTGGACTGCATGGTTACCGACCTCGATAAGAACCCGGGGACAGCCCGTAAACTGACCGAACGGGGGATACCAGTTGTGGCACACGCCCACGGGGACAACATCCCTGCCATCCGTACTCTGGTCCCGACGTTCGACACGAACTACGTGTTGGCCACGACGCAGGCAGAACCACACGGCCCGGTCGAAAACTTCGGCGGGTTCACGGATGGGGACCGAGCCGCGTTCCTCGCCGATCATTTCGGGGCCGACGAACTCGTCTTCCTCGGATGGGATTTCGACGACCCGGCCGTGGACGAGATGAAGCGTCGAAAACTCGTTTGGGCGGAACGACTGCTGTACTGGCTCGAACAGCGACGTGATGAACGGTTTTCGGTGCTGGATGGTCGGCGCGTGGAAATCGAAGCGGGATGGATACCGGGTTAG